From the Montipora capricornis isolate CH-2021 chromosome 2, ASM3666992v2, whole genome shotgun sequence genome, one window contains:
- the LOC138037073 gene encoding melanocyte-stimulating hormone receptor-like — protein MADQVCLHTVERQTQVVEHYNTLMLTLCVLNFICSFVASVGNLFVIYALWKVSSIPSNLKSLFLSLAFSDFAVGLFAQPIHGAITAVMLMKVANENFNFTFLCPAVMMVSRVSGYLLAVATFLNITAIAIDRLLVLSLHLRYLELVTPKRIVITLVSLWFTSAVATSLYTTFPKQNSVVTVVLECVGLILTAVANIRIYQAVRYHQNQIRSQLQQCYDEARERLRERKSSISALYVFVIFVACYIPNLCAAVLLMADLSQISFRAIYNVTASLVLLNSSLNPIVYCWRFREMRAILKRVVRKISPTNGCGQ, from the coding sequence ATGGCTGACCAGGTTTGCCTTCATACGGTAGAGAGACAAACACAAGTTGTTGAACATTACAACACTTTAATGCTCACTCTTTGTGTTCTAAATTTCATTTGCTCTTTCGTAGCCAGCGTTGGAAATCTTTTCGTTATCTACGCTCTGTGGAAAGTGTCATCAATTCCTTCCAACTTAAAAAGCTTGTTTTTGAGTCTCGCATTCTCTGATTTTGCTGTAGGATTGTTTGCCCAACCAATACATGGTGCTATAACGGCGGTCATGCTGATGAAAGTAGCAAATGAAAACTTTAACTTCACGTTTCTGTGTCCGGCGGTTATGATGGTTTCCCGCGTCTCTGGTTATCTTTTGGCTGTTGCAACGTTCCTCAATATAACTGCCATTGCTATCGATAGACTTCTTGTCCTCTCTCTTCATCTACGGTACCTGGAGTTGGTGACTCCAAAGCGCATCGTCATAACCTTGGTATCGTTATGGTTTACAAGTGCGGTTGCTACCTCTCTGTACACGACATTTCCTAAACAAAACAGTGTGGTGACAGTGGTTTTAGAATGCGTTGGACTCATCTTGACAGCTGTAGCAAACATTCGCATTTATCAGGCTGTCAGATATCACCAAAATCAAATCCGAAGCCAGCTTCAGCAGTGTTATGATGAAGCGAGAGAAAGACTCCGTGAAAGAAAGTCCTCCATTAGCGCTTTGTATGTTTTTGTCATATTTGTTGCCTGCTACATTCCCAATTTGTGCGCTGCTGTGCTATTGATGGCAGATCTATCTCAAATTTCCTTCCGCGCGATTTACAATGTCACAGCTTCTCTCGTACTTCTCAATTCGTCTTTAAATCCCATTGTGTACTGTTGGAGATTTCGGGAAATGCGTGCAATTTTAAAACGCGTGGTTCGCAAGATATCACCCACAAATGGTTGTGGACAGTGA
- the LOC138039270 gene encoding spore protein SP21-like yields the protein MLTSNLCASLVLLIALSQLGQGSLLINDPFGDFVLRHRQSIRDLVNWDPFEHEPFTIDPFFHHHDWYFPTIHSRRLDDRMRVPQALVTRNDKTTYQLSVDVEGFDPKELSLRLVGRELTVTGIRTCAQKHRKPCFQRHLCWRRTLPEDVDVATLRATLTESNVLEVDATKDKACGGRNIQISVSDRPEHQGQRKTEDDLKHAHTVRKEPIEEEVSVEVVPDDKEDLNLRNN from the exons ATGTTAACGTCAAACTTGTGTGCCTCTCTCGTTTTGCTTATTGCACTGAGTCAGCTTGGTCAAGGATCTCTTCTGATAAACGACCCCTTCGGTGATTTTGT ATTAAGACACAGACAGAGCATTCGTGATCTCGTCAACTGGGACCCTTTTGAACACGAGCCTTTTACAATAGATCCATTTTTCCACCACCACGATTGGTACTTTCCAACAATCCACTCGAGGAGGCTAGATGATCGTATGAGAGTCCCACAGGCTTTGGTGACGAGAAATGATAAGACTACTTATCAGCTCTCCGTGGACGTTGAAGGTTTCGACCCCAAAGAACTTTCCTTGAGATTGGTTGGTCGGGAACTGACAGTGACGGGGATTCGTACTTGTGCGCAGAAGCATAGGAAACCATGCTTTCAAAGACATTTGTGTTGGAGGCGGACTTTACCTGAAGACGTAGACGTAGCCACCTTGAGAGCGACTTTGACTGAGTCCAATGTTCTTGAGGTCGACGCGACAAAGGACAAGGCTTGTGGGGGCAGGAACATTCAGATAAGCGTCTCAGACAGGCCTGAGCATCAAGGTCAGCGGAAAACAGAGGATGATTTAAAGCACGCGCACACCGTTAGAAAAGAACCAATTGAGGAGGAGGTTTCAGTAGAGGTTGTTCCTGACGACAAAGAGGACCTGAATCTGcggaataattaa
- the LOC138037072 gene encoding melanocyte-stimulating hormone receptor-like, with amino-acid sequence MADQVCLHTVERQTQVVEHYNTLMLTLCVLNFICSFVASVGNLFVIYALWKVSSIPSNLKSLFLSLAFSDLAVGLFAQPMHGAITAVMLMKVANENFNFTFLCPAVMMVSRVSGYLLAVATFLNITAIAIDRLLVLSLHLRYLELVTPKRIVITLVSLWFTSAVATSLYTTFPKQNSVVTVVLECVGLILTAVANIRIYQAVRYHQNQIRSQLQQCYDEARERLRERKSSISALYVFVIFVACYIPNLCAAVLLMADRSQISFRAIYNVTASLVLLNSSLNPIVYCWRFREMRAILKRVVLKISPTNGCGQ; translated from the coding sequence ATGGCTGACCAGGTTTGCCTTCATACGGTAGAGAGACAAACACAAGTTGTTGAACATTACAACACTTTAATGCTCACTCTTTGTGTTCTAAATTTCATTTGCTCTTTCGTAGCCAGCGTTGGAAATCTTTTCGTTATCTACGCTCTGTGGAAAGTGTCATCAATTCCTTCCAACTTAAAAAGCTTGTTTTTGAGTCTCGCATTCTCTGATCTTGCTGTAGGATTGTTTGCCCAACCAATGCATGGTGCTATAACGGCGGTCATGCTGATGAAAGTAGCAAATGAAAACTTTAACTTCACGTTTCTGTGTCCGGCGGTTATGATGGTTTCCCGCGTCTCTGGTTATCTTTTGGCTGTTGCAACGTTCCTCAATATAACTGCCATTGCTATCGATAGACTTCTTGTCCTCTCTCTTCATCTACGGTACCTGGAGTTGGTGACTCCAAAGCGCATCGTCATAACCTTGGTATCGTTATGGTTTACAAGTGCGGTTGCTACCTCTCTGTACACGACATTTCCTAAACAAAACAGTGTGGTGACAGTGGTTTTAGAATGCGTTGGACTCATCTTGACAGCTGTAGCAAACATTCGCATTTATCAGGCTGTCAGATATCACCAAAATCAAATCCGAAGCCAGCTTCAGCAGTGTTATGATGAAGCGAGAGAAAGACTCCGTGAAAGAAAGTCCTCCATTAGCGCTTTGTATGTTTTTGTCATATTTGTTGCCTGCTACATTCCCAATTTGTGCGCTGCTGTGCTATTGATGGCAGATCGATCTCAAATTTCCTTCCGCGCGATTTACAATGTCACAGCTTCTCTCGTACTTCTCAATTCGTCTTTAAATCCCATTGTGTACTGTTGGAGATTTCGGGAAATGCGTGCAATTTTAAAACGCGTGGTTCTCAAGATATCACCCACAAATGGTTGTGGACAGTGA